A genomic window from Equus asinus isolate D_3611 breed Donkey chromosome 25, EquAss-T2T_v2, whole genome shotgun sequence includes:
- the FCAMR gene encoding high affinity immunoglobulin alpha and immunoglobulin mu Fc receptor isoform X1 translates to MDGGAPAEPGEGQCFLQVTNQKAGWKMPVLLVLCLLQAASALKGPRLVSGELGGAVTIQCHYDPLVINKHQRKYWCRLNPLTWICHTVVSTNNYTHPRYRGRVALADFPKRGLFAVRLSQLSPEDAGRYRCGLGNRNHMVFFSMNLTVSAGPASTSPTATPAAGELVRGPFGRTSAATNGWTPGTTQTIARQGTGWDRAALTPGTRESAASAKGRQTSATTRAAAPGTGSWVEGSVRTTVPIPESPASTIRGVPTATEGVWVWGTSSSVANGARANEEGRETTTPEAALPGEETERLRTALDAAGKAIGTIRPSTLVSKQWAWETLREETSVSKPQAPGSVEWLTSAAGVWTMDPTSVEMASAEGSAEGDLDAPAGDSSARATPIQAAGAGPLRPPGRESSMKTASPEGKNVFRILTPVSTVLLPLTLVALFLLQRKLQRKSTSQETGRAAGGILTRMTHFLELSLQPGQLSCVERKMLQDDSPLIHASLTVLERDPGP, encoded by the exons ATGGATGGAGGAGCCCCAGCAGAGCCTGGAGAAGGACAG TGTTTTTTGCAGGTCACCAACCAGAAGGCAGGATGGAAAATGCCTGTCCTCCTTGTGCTGTGCCTCCTGCAAG CTGCAAGTGCGTTGAAGGGCCCGAGGCTGGTGTCTGGTGAGCTGGGGGGAGCTGTCACTATCCAGTGCCATTATGACCCCTTGGTCATCAATAAGCACCAGAGGAAGTACTGGTGCCGCCTGAACCCCCTGACGTGGATCTGCCACACCGTTGTGTCCACCAACAACTACACTCACCCTCGCTACCGTGGCCGCGTGGCTCTAGCAGACTTCCCGAAGCGTGGCTTGTTCGCAGTGAGGCTGTCCCAGCTGTCCCCTGAAGATGCGGGGCGATACCGTTGTGGCCTCGGGAACAGAAACCACATGGTGTTCTTCAGCATGAACCTGACTGTCTCTGCAG GTCCTGCCAGCACCAGCCCCACTGCCACTCCAGCTGCTGGTGAGCTCGTCAGGGGACCCTTTGGAAGAACATCAGCGGCAACCAACGGATGGACCCCAGGAACCACCCAGACTATAGCAAGACAGGGGACAGGATGGGACAGAGCTGCTCTGACTCCAGGAACCCGCGAAAGTGCAGCTTCAGCTAAGGGAAGGCAAACCTCAGCAACAACTAGGGCAGCAGCTCCGGGGACAGGCAGCTGGGTGGAGGGCTCTGTCAGGACAACAGTCCCCATTCCAGAGAGTCCAGCTTCAACAATCAGGGGTGTGCCCACTGCAACAGAAGGTGTTTGGGTGTGGGGCACCAGCAGCTCAGTAGCAAATGGGGCTAGGGCCaatgaagaagggagggagaccACCACTCCTGAGGCTGCCCTGCCGGGAGAGGAGACGGAGAGGCTCAGAACGGCCCTGGATGCAGCTGGGAAGGCCATAGGGACCATTAGGCCATCAACCCTCGTCTCAAAACAGTGGGCGTGGGAAACCCTCCGAGAAGAAACGTCGGTTTCTAAGCCACAAGCCCCGGGCTCCGTTGAATGGCTCACCTCAGCTGCAGGTGTGTGGACCATGGACCCCACCAGCGTAGAGATGGCGTCTGCAGAGGGAAGTGCTGAAGGGGACCTGGACGCGCCTGCTGGAGACAGTAGTGCCCGAGCAACCCCAATCCAGGCTGCGGGAGCAGGGCCCCTGAGGCCCCCGGGCAGGGAGTCCTCCATGAAGAC CGCTTCTCCAGAAGGGAAAAACGTCTTTCGGATCCTGACTCCAGTCTCTACCGTGCTGCTCCCGCTTACTCTTGTGGCTCTTTTTCTACTGCAGAGGAAGCTCCAGAGAAAGAGCACCT CTCAGGAGACAGGAAGGGCAGCAGGGGGCATCTTGACTCGGATGACACATTTCCTGGAGCTGAGCCTCCAGCCAGGCCAGCTGTCCTGTGTGGAAAGGAAGATGCTCCAGGATGACTCTCCTCTTATCCATGCCAGCCTAACTGTCCTGGAGAGGGACCCTGGACCCTGA
- the FCAMR gene encoding high affinity immunoglobulin alpha and immunoglobulin mu Fc receptor isoform X2, with translation MDGGAPAEPGEGQVTNQKAGWKMPVLLVLCLLQAASALKGPRLVSGELGGAVTIQCHYDPLVINKHQRKYWCRLNPLTWICHTVVSTNNYTHPRYRGRVALADFPKRGLFAVRLSQLSPEDAGRYRCGLGNRNHMVFFSMNLTVSAGPASTSPTATPAAGELVRGPFGRTSAATNGWTPGTTQTIARQGTGWDRAALTPGTRESAASAKGRQTSATTRAAAPGTGSWVEGSVRTTVPIPESPASTIRGVPTATEGVWVWGTSSSVANGARANEEGRETTTPEAALPGEETERLRTALDAAGKAIGTIRPSTLVSKQWAWETLREETSVSKPQAPGSVEWLTSAAGVWTMDPTSVEMASAEGSAEGDLDAPAGDSSARATPIQAAGAGPLRPPGRESSMKTASPEGKNVFRILTPVSTVLLPLTLVALFLLQRKLQRKSTSQETGRAAGGILTRMTHFLELSLQPGQLSCVERKMLQDDSPLIHASLTVLERDPGP, from the exons ATGGATGGAGGAGCCCCAGCAGAGCCTGGAGAAGGACAG GTCACCAACCAGAAGGCAGGATGGAAAATGCCTGTCCTCCTTGTGCTGTGCCTCCTGCAAG CTGCAAGTGCGTTGAAGGGCCCGAGGCTGGTGTCTGGTGAGCTGGGGGGAGCTGTCACTATCCAGTGCCATTATGACCCCTTGGTCATCAATAAGCACCAGAGGAAGTACTGGTGCCGCCTGAACCCCCTGACGTGGATCTGCCACACCGTTGTGTCCACCAACAACTACACTCACCCTCGCTACCGTGGCCGCGTGGCTCTAGCAGACTTCCCGAAGCGTGGCTTGTTCGCAGTGAGGCTGTCCCAGCTGTCCCCTGAAGATGCGGGGCGATACCGTTGTGGCCTCGGGAACAGAAACCACATGGTGTTCTTCAGCATGAACCTGACTGTCTCTGCAG GTCCTGCCAGCACCAGCCCCACTGCCACTCCAGCTGCTGGTGAGCTCGTCAGGGGACCCTTTGGAAGAACATCAGCGGCAACCAACGGATGGACCCCAGGAACCACCCAGACTATAGCAAGACAGGGGACAGGATGGGACAGAGCTGCTCTGACTCCAGGAACCCGCGAAAGTGCAGCTTCAGCTAAGGGAAGGCAAACCTCAGCAACAACTAGGGCAGCAGCTCCGGGGACAGGCAGCTGGGTGGAGGGCTCTGTCAGGACAACAGTCCCCATTCCAGAGAGTCCAGCTTCAACAATCAGGGGTGTGCCCACTGCAACAGAAGGTGTTTGGGTGTGGGGCACCAGCAGCTCAGTAGCAAATGGGGCTAGGGCCaatgaagaagggagggagaccACCACTCCTGAGGCTGCCCTGCCGGGAGAGGAGACGGAGAGGCTCAGAACGGCCCTGGATGCAGCTGGGAAGGCCATAGGGACCATTAGGCCATCAACCCTCGTCTCAAAACAGTGGGCGTGGGAAACCCTCCGAGAAGAAACGTCGGTTTCTAAGCCACAAGCCCCGGGCTCCGTTGAATGGCTCACCTCAGCTGCAGGTGTGTGGACCATGGACCCCACCAGCGTAGAGATGGCGTCTGCAGAGGGAAGTGCTGAAGGGGACCTGGACGCGCCTGCTGGAGACAGTAGTGCCCGAGCAACCCCAATCCAGGCTGCGGGAGCAGGGCCCCTGAGGCCCCCGGGCAGGGAGTCCTCCATGAAGAC CGCTTCTCCAGAAGGGAAAAACGTCTTTCGGATCCTGACTCCAGTCTCTACCGTGCTGCTCCCGCTTACTCTTGTGGCTCTTTTTCTACTGCAGAGGAAGCTCCAGAGAAAGAGCACCT CTCAGGAGACAGGAAGGGCAGCAGGGGGCATCTTGACTCGGATGACACATTTCCTGGAGCTGAGCCTCCAGCCAGGCCAGCTGTCCTGTGTGGAAAGGAAGATGCTCCAGGATGACTCTCCTCTTATCCATGCCAGCCTAACTGTCCTGGAGAGGGACCCTGGACCCTGA
- the FCAMR gene encoding high affinity immunoglobulin alpha and immunoglobulin mu Fc receptor isoform X3, whose product MDGGAPAEPGEGQCFLQVTNQKAGWKMPVLLVLCLLQAASALKGPRLVSGELGGAVTIQCHYDPLVINKHQRKYWCRLNPLTWICHTVVSTNNYTHPRYRGRVALADFPKRGLFAVRLSQLSPEDAGRYRCGLGNRNHMVFFSMNLTVSAGPASTSPTATPAAGELVRGPFGRTSAATNGWTPGTTQTIARQGTGWDRAALTPGTRESAASAKGRQTSATTRAAAPGTGSWVEGSVRTTVPIPESPASTIRGVPTATEGVWVWGTSSSVANGARANEEGRETTTPEAALPGEETERLRTALDAAGKAIGTIRPSTLVSKQWAWETLREETSVSKPQAPGSVEWLTSAAGVWTMDPTSVEMASAEGSAEGDLDAPAGDSSARATPIQAAGAGPLRPPGRESSMKTASPEGKNVFRILTPVSTVLLPLTLVALFLLQRKLQRKSTS is encoded by the exons ATGGATGGAGGAGCCCCAGCAGAGCCTGGAGAAGGACAG TGTTTTTTGCAGGTCACCAACCAGAAGGCAGGATGGAAAATGCCTGTCCTCCTTGTGCTGTGCCTCCTGCAAG CTGCAAGTGCGTTGAAGGGCCCGAGGCTGGTGTCTGGTGAGCTGGGGGGAGCTGTCACTATCCAGTGCCATTATGACCCCTTGGTCATCAATAAGCACCAGAGGAAGTACTGGTGCCGCCTGAACCCCCTGACGTGGATCTGCCACACCGTTGTGTCCACCAACAACTACACTCACCCTCGCTACCGTGGCCGCGTGGCTCTAGCAGACTTCCCGAAGCGTGGCTTGTTCGCAGTGAGGCTGTCCCAGCTGTCCCCTGAAGATGCGGGGCGATACCGTTGTGGCCTCGGGAACAGAAACCACATGGTGTTCTTCAGCATGAACCTGACTGTCTCTGCAG GTCCTGCCAGCACCAGCCCCACTGCCACTCCAGCTGCTGGTGAGCTCGTCAGGGGACCCTTTGGAAGAACATCAGCGGCAACCAACGGATGGACCCCAGGAACCACCCAGACTATAGCAAGACAGGGGACAGGATGGGACAGAGCTGCTCTGACTCCAGGAACCCGCGAAAGTGCAGCTTCAGCTAAGGGAAGGCAAACCTCAGCAACAACTAGGGCAGCAGCTCCGGGGACAGGCAGCTGGGTGGAGGGCTCTGTCAGGACAACAGTCCCCATTCCAGAGAGTCCAGCTTCAACAATCAGGGGTGTGCCCACTGCAACAGAAGGTGTTTGGGTGTGGGGCACCAGCAGCTCAGTAGCAAATGGGGCTAGGGCCaatgaagaagggagggagaccACCACTCCTGAGGCTGCCCTGCCGGGAGAGGAGACGGAGAGGCTCAGAACGGCCCTGGATGCAGCTGGGAAGGCCATAGGGACCATTAGGCCATCAACCCTCGTCTCAAAACAGTGGGCGTGGGAAACCCTCCGAGAAGAAACGTCGGTTTCTAAGCCACAAGCCCCGGGCTCCGTTGAATGGCTCACCTCAGCTGCAGGTGTGTGGACCATGGACCCCACCAGCGTAGAGATGGCGTCTGCAGAGGGAAGTGCTGAAGGGGACCTGGACGCGCCTGCTGGAGACAGTAGTGCCCGAGCAACCCCAATCCAGGCTGCGGGAGCAGGGCCCCTGAGGCCCCCGGGCAGGGAGTCCTCCATGAAGAC CGCTTCTCCAGAAGGGAAAAACGTCTTTCGGATCCTGACTCCAGTCTCTACCGTGCTGCTCCCGCTTACTCTTGTGGCTCTTTTTCTACTGCAGAGGAAGCTCCAGAGAAAGAGCACCT CCTAA